AGACCCTTTTGCAGGAGCCTTCTATATCAAAATTTTGTCAGCAACTCTTGGAAGAGTTGCGACTTAGAGGTGGAACATAAAAGCCAGTGTCTACAAATTAGTTCTCCTCAATAGCCTTGTCACCAGGTCTTTTGAAATCATTAGGTGTTTTTCCAAGGAACTGTCTCAGTGCATCAGGATCATCCAATGGGGAGACATAAACTTTATCACCAACAGGGTCAAACATGAGCTGCTTCCTAGTCCCTTGGGAAATAGCGATACCATTTTTTGGATTTTCCTTATGTTTTACATATAAAGAAGCAGTATCTGCACGTCCATCTGTTGTTTGCGCAAGAACTTCCTGATCTCTTGATGGTAGCGAACCCTCTTCAAAGAATATAACATCAATACCTATAGAAATCGTTATTGCTTTGAGCATTACTAATATTGCTTTATCATTCGCTTCCAGCACGAAAGGATTATCTTCTATTTCTTTTCTGAGTTTTTGTGCTACAAGAATTGCTATATCCACAATTTTTTCTTTTGTCCTTTCCTGACCATTAACTTGCACTGGAATTTCAATTATCGCGCCAAATTCATCTCCTCCAACTCGGGCAACAAGATCCGCCCTTCGAATAATTTTTTGCATTGCTTCCGCCACCATTTTGAGAACCTTATCCCCACCTTCTCCACCATGCCCAAGAGATTCATTTACTGGTTTAAAATTATCCAAATCCATTCGAATAACTGCATAAGCTGTTTTTGGACGCCTTCGTGATTTGGAAATTATATCAGCAAGCCTTTCATCATAA
This genomic stretch from Candidatus Peregrinibacteria bacterium harbors:
- a CDS encoding GGDEF domain-containing protein, with amino-acid sequence MEEIRQSSTDTLHLQLRVEDLHLILEHGIDQEAVIALIADIRGKVGNLEEQKIKLEALLQRKESELGQAEERVEELQKETVTDKITGLPNRKAYDERLADIISKSRRRPKTAYAVIRMDLDNFKPVNESLGHGGEGGDKVLKMVAEAMQKIIRRADLVARVGGDEFGAIIEIPVQVNGQERTKEKIVDIAILVAQKLRKEIEDNPFVLEANDKAILVMLKAITISIGIDVIFFEEGSLPSRDQEVLAQTTDGRADTASLYVKHKENPKNGIAISQGTRKQLMFDPVGDKVYVSPLDDPDALRQFLGKTPNDFKRPGDKAIEEN